In Dyadobacter sp. NIV53, a single window of DNA contains:
- a CDS encoding endonuclease/exonuclease/phosphatase family protein, translating into MMKLVIPILFAFMCITAFGNKSISRNEYAEHKAKNIKVMTYNIHHCNPPSAGEKIDVAAIAKVINDESPDFVALQEVDVYTLRSGKGLNQAKELARLTGMNFFFQKR; encoded by the coding sequence ATGATGAAACTAGTGATTCCTATTCTGTTCGCTTTTATGTGTATTACTGCGTTTGGAAATAAAAGCATAAGCCGGAATGAATACGCAGAGCATAAAGCAAAAAACATTAAAGTGATGACCTATAATATTCATCATTGCAACCCGCCGTCGGCAGGGGAGAAAATAGATGTAGCTGCCATTGCAAAAGTTATCAACGACGAAAGCCCTGATTTTGTCGCTTTGCAGGAGGTGGATGTTTATACCCTGCGATCCGGCAAAGGGTTAAACCAGGCCAAAGAACTGGCCAGGTTAACGGGTATGAATTTCTTTTTTCAAAAGCGATAG
- a CDS encoding endonuclease/exonuclease/phosphatase family protein, which yields MDSIGFILPIDSAIKGETRTIAAITVEITKGRKVIFASTHLDLKEQNRLSQAALIVKHFQDSDLPVIIGGDFNALPDSEVIKYLDKSFTRSCLNCAFTIPVEVPDRTIDFVMYKTDGTFESVSTRVIDEKYASDHLPVVAVLRVK from the coding sequence TTGGATTCAATTGGATTTATCCTGCCTATTGATTCTGCGATCAAAGGGGAAACCAGAACTATCGCAGCTATTACTGTTGAGATCACGAAAGGCCGGAAGGTTATTTTTGCCAGTACACATCTGGATCTGAAAGAACAAAACCGCCTTTCGCAGGCCGCACTTATCGTAAAACATTTTCAGGATTCGGACTTGCCTGTGATCATAGGTGGCGATTTCAATGCGCTACCGGACAGCGAGGTGATAAAATATCTTGATAAAAGTTTTACGAGAAGCTGCCTGAATTGCGCTTTTACCATTCCTGTTGAAGTTCCGGACCGTACGATTGATTTTGTGATGTACAAAACCGATGGAACCTTTGAAAGTGTATCGACCAGGGTGATTGATGAGAAATATGCATCCGATCATCTTCCGGTTGTGGCAGTACTGAGAGTCAAATAA
- a CDS encoding carbon-nitrogen hydrolase family protein: METNKDNKSIENIELVFLKPEDYQEIKEMMIETYSSMPNAFWKEHHIKTLINIFHEGQVGIKVDNELAGCALSIIVDYDKVDSKHTYREITGNYSFKTHTSKGDVLYGIDVFIRPKFRGLRLGRRLYDYRKELCEKLNLKGIVFGGRIPNYHQYSDTISPKEYIDKVRNKDIHDPVLNFQLSNDFHPARILQGYLEGDKDSNEYAVLLEWDNVYYEKISDQAAFKKSIIRLGLIQWQMRLYNDFDELMQQVEYFVDAVSGYRCDFALFPEFFNAPLMSDYNHLAEPVAIRKLAEYTERIVSRFSELAISYNINIITGSMPEVVDNILYNVGYLCKRDGGIERFEKLHVTPDEAKVWGMQGGDTIKTFNTDCGKIGILICYDVEFPELSRILADEGMNILFVPFLTDTQNGYSRVRNCAQARAIENECYVAIAGSVGNLPKVHNMDIQYAQSMVFTPCDFSFPTNGIKAEATPNTEMILIADVDIDMLRELNQFGSVRNLKDRRTDIYSIIRNHKSKEI; this comes from the coding sequence ATGGAAACAAACAAAGACAATAAATCAATTGAGAATATTGAGTTGGTTTTTCTAAAACCGGAAGATTATCAGGAGATCAAAGAAATGATGATTGAGACCTATTCCAGTATGCCAAATGCCTTTTGGAAAGAACATCACATCAAAACACTGATCAATATTTTCCACGAGGGCCAGGTGGGTATCAAGGTAGATAATGAGCTGGCCGGATGCGCATTATCTATTATTGTTGACTACGACAAAGTTGACTCTAAACATACGTACAGAGAAATAACAGGAAATTATAGTTTTAAAACCCACACCAGTAAAGGAGATGTTTTATATGGAATAGATGTATTTATACGGCCTAAGTTTCGCGGCCTGCGGTTAGGAAGGCGTTTGTATGATTACAGGAAAGAGCTTTGTGAGAAATTAAATCTGAAAGGAATTGTTTTTGGTGGCCGAATCCCCAATTACCATCAATATTCCGATACCATCTCCCCCAAAGAGTACATTGATAAAGTACGAAACAAGGACATACATGACCCTGTTTTAAATTTCCAGTTGTCTAACGACTTTCACCCTGCCAGAATACTTCAGGGGTACCTTGAAGGTGATAAGGACTCCAATGAATATGCCGTGTTACTCGAGTGGGATAATGTCTACTATGAGAAAATTTCAGATCAGGCGGCCTTTAAAAAGTCAATCATCAGGTTGGGTTTAATACAATGGCAAATGAGGTTGTACAATGACTTTGATGAGCTGATGCAGCAGGTTGAATATTTTGTGGATGCGGTATCGGGCTACAGGTGCGATTTTGCCTTGTTTCCTGAGTTTTTCAATGCTCCCTTGATGTCGGATTATAACCATCTGGCAGAACCGGTTGCAATAAGAAAGCTGGCAGAATATACAGAGAGAATTGTCAGTCGCTTTTCTGAGCTTGCCATCTCCTATAATATAAATATTATTACCGGAAGTATGCCGGAGGTTGTTGATAACATTCTTTACAATGTTGGTTATTTATGCAAGAGGGACGGTGGGATTGAACGGTTCGAAAAGTTGCATGTAACGCCGGATGAAGCCAAAGTATGGGGCATGCAGGGTGGTGATACCATCAAGACGTTCAATACCGACTGCGGAAAAATAGGCATCCTTATTTGCTATGATGTTGAGTTTCCTGAATTAAGCCGCATTTTAGCCGATGAGGGAATGAATATTTTATTTGTACCTTTTCTGACCGACACCCAAAATGGCTATTCTAGGGTAAGGAACTGCGCTCAGGCAAGAGCTATCGAAAATGAATGTTATGTTGCCATCGCCGGCAGTGTTGGCAATTTACCAAAAGTCCATAATATGGATATTCAATATGCCCAGTCAATGGTTTTTACCCCCTGCGATTTTTCGTTTCCCACCAATGGGATAAAAGCCGAGGCAACCCCCAATACAGAAATGATTTTGATTGCCGACGTTGATATTGATATGTTAAGGGAATTAAATCAATTTGGAAGTGTCCGGAATTTAAAAGACCGAAGAACTGATATTTATTCAATCATACGTAATCATAAGAGCAAAGAAATATAG
- a CDS encoding metallophosphoesterase, translating to MQRRSILKSLGGIISAPILGHPFQANTQTPVLRVVHLTDVHLKDELGAPEKFVRCLHHIQNQTPKVDLLLNGGDIVFDMNKENISTINNQWKLVHHTMKEECSLPIHYCLGNHDVWWYEDSKALPLYGKQYALSQLQLNNSYYSLIQGGWKIIILDSTHLDIDDTWYIGKLGDKQFSWLEEELNSTNPAMPVLIMSHIPILTALLMIQDDVVNRWQMLGGDMHTDTARIISLFNKHTNVKLCLSGHLHMRDKVVYNNVTYLCNGAVSGAWWEGNMRETKPGYGLIDLHADGSFEERYVNY from the coding sequence GTGCAAAGACGATCTATATTAAAAAGCCTTGGCGGCATAATTTCTGCCCCCATATTGGGGCATCCTTTCCAGGCCAATACCCAAACGCCCGTGCTTCGGGTAGTCCATCTTACAGACGTCCATTTAAAAGATGAGCTTGGTGCACCGGAAAAATTTGTCAGGTGCCTGCACCATATTCAAAACCAGACACCCAAAGTGGATCTATTATTGAATGGTGGGGATATCGTCTTTGATATGAACAAGGAAAACATCAGTACGATCAATAACCAATGGAAGCTGGTTCACCATACCATGAAGGAGGAATGCAGCCTGCCTATTCATTATTGTCTGGGCAATCACGACGTCTGGTGGTACGAAGATTCCAAAGCGCTGCCTCTTTATGGGAAGCAATATGCACTCAGCCAGCTCCAGCTAAATAATTCGTATTACAGCCTGATCCAGGGCGGCTGGAAAATAATTATTTTGGACAGTACCCACCTGGATATTGACGACACCTGGTATATCGGCAAATTAGGAGATAAACAGTTTAGCTGGCTGGAAGAAGAGTTAAACAGCACCAACCCTGCTATGCCCGTTTTGATTATGTCACACATACCTATCCTGACAGCACTTTTGATGATACAGGATGATGTGGTCAACCGCTGGCAGATGCTGGGTGGTGACATGCATACGGACACAGCCAGGATTATCAGCCTGTTTAATAAACATACCAATGTGAAACTGTGCCTGAGTGGCCATCTGCACATGCGGGACAAGGTGGTGTACAATAACGTGACCTATTTATGTAACGGGGCGGTCAGCGGTGCGTGGTGGGAGGGTAACATGCGGGAAACCAAACCCGGATACGGGCTCATCGATCTGCATGCGGACGGCAGTTTTGAAGAGCGCTACGTAAATTATTAA
- a CDS encoding T9SS type A sorting domain-containing protein: protein MQITLMPNPTSDFVTLKFSAAGPRKVSIYSMDGKLWLNKSMMLSVEKIDLSAFPSGIFIVQIDSGNYKKSFKIIRQ, encoded by the coding sequence ATGCAGATTACCTTGATGCCTAATCCTACGAGTGATTTTGTAACATTGAAATTTTCGGCAGCAGGCCCGCGAAAAGTAAGTATATACAGTATGGACGGGAAATTATGGCTGAATAAATCAATGATGTTATCAGTGGAAAAAATCGATCTGAGCGCATTTCCGTCAGGAATTTTTATTGTACAAATTGATTCCGGCAATTATAAAAAAAGCTTTAAAATCATAAGGCAGTAA
- a CDS encoding carboxypeptidase-like regulatory domain-containing protein — MPKYKTKLLYLLIGLPVTVFGQSFTGTITDSQNNTPLPYASIGVKGKSIGGIADSKGHFLVNITNAAPSDTIIVSYLGYESKTFVKRDISQSAYHIELVPGALQLREVAARGKRATIIIGNKKASAQYTGWGDYISSKGRLRGVAIQTTDTPLKLSKFKMRLNACEFDSVRFRLHILPLQTNYSGNLNAELIDENIFFNAYKDQKWVSVDLTPYNLVIHQNIVAAVEWVDSWVKKESRNESYLLTISLSREEGYIYVRETPEEPFLATKSKFTPTIYFETYKPGNSDIPK, encoded by the coding sequence ATGCCAAAATACAAAACGAAATTACTATATCTTCTAATTGGTCTGCCTGTTACCGTTTTTGGGCAGTCCTTTACGGGCACTATAACTGATAGTCAGAACAATACTCCTTTACCGTATGCCAGTATCGGGGTCAAGGGGAAAAGTATTGGAGGAATAGCTGATTCAAAAGGTCATTTCCTCGTTAACATCACCAATGCAGCTCCTTCTGATACGATTATAGTAAGTTATCTTGGATATGAATCTAAAACATTTGTGAAACGTGATATTTCACAATCTGCGTATCATATTGAGCTGGTACCTGGTGCTCTTCAACTTCGTGAAGTAGCAGCCCGAGGGAAAAGAGCGACTATCATTATCGGTAACAAGAAAGCTAGTGCTCAATATACTGGTTGGGGCGACTACATCAGCTCAAAAGGACGCTTACGGGGTGTTGCAATCCAGACCACCGACACTCCTTTAAAACTTTCCAAATTTAAGATGCGTCTTAATGCGTGTGAATTTGACAGTGTGCGTTTCAGATTGCATATTCTGCCATTGCAAACCAATTATTCAGGCAATCTAAATGCAGAATTGATTGATGAAAATATTTTCTTCAATGCTTATAAGGATCAAAAGTGGGTCAGTGTAGATCTGACGCCTTATAATCTTGTAATCCATCAAAATATTGTTGCCGCTGTTGAATGGGTTGACTCCTGGGTGAAAAAGGAATCAAGAAACGAAAGTTACCTGCTGACTATTTCCTTGTCCCGGGAAGAAGGGTACATTTATGTTAGAGAAACTCCTGAAGAACCTTTTTTAGCAACTAAGTCAAAGTTTACACCAACAATATATTTTGAAACGTACAAACCTGGAAATTCGGACATTCCCAAATAA
- a CDS encoding ribonuclease E inhibitor RraB, whose protein sequence is MNNDNFDTASILKWGFYFYSQSQESLQKVWHGLMDHDYNLEELVDSEGEWKLMVTKLDTLTPLKLHKRNIAFNELAEF, encoded by the coding sequence ATGAATAATGATAATTTTGATACTGCATCGATCTTGAAATGGGGCTTTTATTTTTATAGTCAAAGTCAGGAATCCTTACAAAAAGTTTGGCATGGGCTTATGGATCACGATTACAACTTAGAAGAGCTAGTGGACTCAGAAGGTGAATGGAAGTTGATGGTTACTAAACTCGATACTCTAACGCCTCTCAAATTACATAAGCGGAATATTGCTTTTAACGAGTTGGCAGAATTCTGA
- a CDS encoding TonB-dependent receptor — protein MTQIISLKSLCPPAGVCLAILTIAVCQSLPLLATGVPGVKTTLLQADIIVKGKVSEENGTPLPGVSILVKGTNSGTTTDAAGAYTITVPNAEAILVYSYVGFLKQEVTVGVRNSIDVTLMGDSQALSEVIVVGYGEQKKETLTGAVTTVKGSDIVKSPAVNVSNSLAGRLPGVTLVARSGEPGQDGSTIRIRGMNTLGNNDALVVVDGIPGRSLDRIDPNSIETISVLKDASAAIYGAQAANGVILITTKRGKTGKPTITFNANQGFSQPTILPKMTNSSEYAQALNEVDLYRNRPPRYTADDIAKFADGSDLWKYPNTDWFDEIYKNWSGQHFYNTTVSGGGEAVRYFVSLGTKTQDGYYKNSATKYTQHDFRTNLDATITKNISLRFDVSGRMEDKNYPTRTAGDILWMVMRGKPNMPAYWPNGATGPDIEYGNNPVVVSTNQTGYDRDKWYVLNSTLQLNVKIPWVPGLSFTGNAGIDKGFNFRKRFQTPWYLNSWDGTSRDANGEPILVRGKKGVGDPNLTQYTEDKQDILLNGYLNYDRTIGTNHIVKLLVGSERRTGNGDRFNAFRRYFVSTSLDQLNAGGDAEKDNAGTAYQSARLNYFGRVNYSFKEKYLMEFVWRVDGSYIFPEAKRFGFFPGVSAGWRISEENFWKNNVSFVNQFKLRASWGQTGNDRIEEWQYLGTYGFQNQNMVFGTNTESKTLGETRIPNPNVTWEVASQGDIGFDASLLNDRINVTFDVFDYRRSGLLWKRNASVPTSTGLTLPSENIGKTSNKGFDFNVSYRGDVKDLKYTFFVNGGYAINKVNFIDETPGRPEYQQVTGHSLPTKPSDPNVPFDPDRDLYYQAIGIFKDQAAVDAYPHWGGARPGDVIFEDVNNDQKIDANDRVRNYKTDVPRFQGGVGANLSYKGFDLSILFQAATGALRYLSLESGDFGNYWKEDFDGRWTPDNINATKPRASNRSDEYWRSQRNTHLLYNTNYVRLKNLEFGYTVPTGLTSRLGLQNVRFYVNGNNLATYCPGLKGFDPEDNNTGGINYPLSRVVNGGLSLTF, from the coding sequence ATGACCCAAATTATTTCCTTAAAAAGTCTGTGCCCGCCGGCAGGTGTGTGCCTGGCTATATTGACTATCGCTGTATGCCAATCTTTGCCGCTTCTGGCAACTGGTGTGCCCGGCGTTAAAACGACCCTTTTACAAGCTGATATCATTGTGAAGGGAAAAGTGTCCGAGGAAAACGGAACCCCGCTGCCCGGTGTGAGTATACTGGTAAAAGGGACAAACTCAGGAACTACAACGGATGCTGCCGGAGCGTATACCATCACAGTTCCAAATGCTGAAGCTATCCTCGTATATAGCTACGTTGGTTTTCTTAAGCAGGAAGTGACAGTCGGCGTGAGGAATTCAATTGATGTGACACTGATGGGGGATTCACAAGCCCTTAGTGAGGTGATTGTAGTAGGATATGGAGAACAGAAGAAAGAGACATTGACCGGAGCTGTAACAACGGTGAAAGGATCTGACATCGTAAAATCACCGGCAGTCAACGTAAGTAACAGTCTTGCAGGACGTTTGCCAGGGGTAACCCTGGTTGCACGAAGCGGTGAGCCAGGACAGGACGGATCTACCATCCGTATCCGTGGGATGAATACATTGGGTAACAACGACGCCCTTGTAGTAGTGGATGGTATTCCAGGTCGTTCACTTGATCGTATTGATCCTAACAGTATCGAAACAATTTCGGTTTTAAAAGATGCTTCTGCTGCGATTTATGGAGCTCAGGCAGCAAACGGCGTTATTCTTATTACCACCAAACGTGGTAAAACAGGAAAACCTACGATTACCTTTAATGCCAATCAGGGTTTCAGTCAGCCTACCATTCTGCCTAAAATGACGAACTCGTCAGAATATGCACAGGCGTTGAATGAGGTGGATCTGTATAGAAATCGTCCGCCTCGTTACACTGCTGACGACATCGCCAAGTTTGCAGACGGTTCGGATTTGTGGAAATACCCGAATACTGACTGGTTCGATGAAATCTACAAAAACTGGTCAGGCCAGCATTTTTACAATACTACTGTATCAGGTGGCGGTGAGGCTGTGCGCTATTTCGTTTCGCTGGGTACAAAAACCCAGGATGGATATTACAAGAATAGTGCGACCAAATACACCCAGCATGATTTCAGAACAAACCTCGATGCAACTATTACCAAGAATATAAGCCTGCGCTTTGATGTTTCTGGCCGTATGGAAGATAAAAACTATCCTACGCGTACAGCCGGAGACATATTATGGATGGTGATGAGAGGCAAGCCGAATATGCCTGCCTACTGGCCGAACGGTGCAACTGGCCCTGATATCGAGTATGGTAATAACCCTGTTGTAGTGAGTACCAACCAAACCGGATACGACCGCGACAAGTGGTATGTTTTGAATAGTACGCTGCAATTGAATGTTAAAATTCCCTGGGTACCAGGGCTTTCGTTCACCGGTAATGCCGGTATTGACAAAGGATTTAACTTCCGGAAGCGTTTCCAGACTCCGTGGTATCTTAATTCCTGGGATGGAACCAGCCGTGATGCCAATGGAGAGCCTATACTGGTGCGTGGAAAGAAAGGAGTGGGGGATCCCAACCTGACGCAATACACGGAAGACAAGCAGGATATTTTGCTGAACGGTTATCTTAATTACGACAGGACAATTGGAACTAACCATATCGTGAAGCTTTTGGTTGGTAGTGAAAGAAGAACCGGTAATGGTGACAGATTCAATGCGTTCCGCCGTTATTTTGTATCGACTTCCCTGGATCAGTTAAATGCAGGTGGGGATGCCGAAAAGGACAATGCAGGAACCGCATACCAAAGTGCAAGACTTAACTATTTCGGACGCGTTAACTATAGCTTCAAAGAAAAGTACCTGATGGAGTTTGTATGGCGGGTAGATGGGTCCTACATTTTCCCGGAAGCCAAACGTTTCGGATTTTTCCCGGGCGTGTCCGCAGGATGGCGCATTTCGGAAGAGAACTTCTGGAAAAACAATGTAAGTTTTGTTAATCAGTTCAAACTTCGCGCTTCGTGGGGGCAAACAGGTAATGACCGTATCGAAGAGTGGCAGTATCTTGGAACCTACGGCTTCCAGAACCAGAACATGGTGTTCGGAACCAATACGGAAAGTAAAACATTGGGAGAAACCCGTATTCCAAATCCTAACGTAACATGGGAAGTAGCCAGCCAGGGAGATATCGGTTTTGATGCAAGCTTACTGAATGATCGTATCAATGTTACTTTTGACGTATTTGATTATCGTCGCTCGGGATTACTCTGGAAAAGAAACGCATCGGTTCCTACTTCTACCGGTTTGACCCTTCCCAGCGAGAACATCGGTAAGACATCAAACAAAGGTTTTGACTTCAATGTTTCATACCGTGGCGATGTAAAGGATCTGAAATACACGTTCTTTGTCAACGGAGGTTACGCGATCAATAAGGTGAACTTTATTGATGAAACGCCAGGTCGCCCTGAATACCAACAAGTTACTGGCCATTCGCTGCCGACCAAGCCAAGTGATCCAAACGTACCTTTCGATCCGGACCGTGACCTGTACTATCAGGCAATCGGTATCTTCAAAGACCAGGCTGCTGTTGATGCATATCCGCATTGGGGAGGTGCCCGTCCGGGTGACGTCATTTTCGAAGATGTGAACAATGATCAAAAAATCGATGCAAATGACCGTGTCCGTAACTACAAAACAGATGTGCCCCGCTTCCAGGGTGGTGTTGGTGCTAACCTGAGCTACAAAGGTTTTGACCTTTCAATTCTGTTCCAGGCAGCTACTGGTGCGCTTCGTTATCTGTCACTGGAAAGTGGTGATTTCGGAAACTACTGGAAAGAAGATTTCGATGGCCGCTGGACTCCTGACAACATCAATGCTACTAAGCCGCGTGCAAGTAACAGAAGTGATGAATACTGGAGGTCACAAAGAAATACGCACCTGCTTTACAACACCAATTACGTAAGGCTGAAAAACCTCGAATTCGGTTACACCGTACCAACCGGACTTACCAGCCGTCTTGGTTTACAGAACGTCCGTTTCTATGTGAATGGAAATAACCTGGCTACCTACTGCCCTGGTCTGAAAGGATTCGACCCTGAGGATAACAACACAGGTGGTATTAATTACCCACTTTCCAGAGTTGTAAATGGCGGTTTATCACTGACTTTTTAA
- a CDS encoding RagB/SusD family nutrient uptake outer membrane protein — MKKIVAFLTVALSLGNLTSCNQDFLDKQPQDQFSETAVWNDAALIQTFINNTYRGLGHGFNNVMFSTYSDESMAVWGPVVNVTKGLINASDINDWAYDRASYFVWDNVYKNIRATNLFFSKIEEATTLDAATKDMYKGEEHFVRAYLYHNLVSVYGGVPLVTEAYGLGEEYSMARNSYEECIKFIADECDKAAALLPVTQSAANTGRATKGAAMALKARTLLYAASDLYANPTWSAGYANPELIGYKGGDRAARWKAAKDAAKAVIDMNVYSLNAPNPVTLADASKSRADMFVSKQSPEDIHVRFFLAKLDNDGAWPGRSNGPNGYHNWGGIHRLASWRMIMK; from the coding sequence ATGAAAAAGATTGTAGCTTTTTTAACAGTTGCGCTGAGCCTTGGCAATTTGACTTCCTGTAATCAGGATTTTCTTGACAAGCAGCCGCAGGACCAGTTTTCGGAAACTGCAGTATGGAACGATGCAGCGCTGATCCAGACTTTTATCAATAATACCTATCGTGGTCTTGGCCACGGTTTCAACAACGTGATGTTCTCTACTTACAGCGATGAATCCATGGCTGTATGGGGGCCTGTTGTAAACGTGACCAAGGGCCTGATCAATGCCAGTGATATCAACGACTGGGCTTATGACCGCGCTTCCTATTTTGTTTGGGATAATGTTTACAAAAATATACGGGCGACAAACCTGTTCTTCAGTAAGATTGAGGAAGCAACAACTCTGGACGCTGCTACAAAGGACATGTACAAGGGCGAGGAGCATTTTGTCCGGGCATATCTCTATCACAATCTGGTATCAGTTTATGGTGGTGTACCGCTGGTAACGGAGGCGTATGGCCTTGGGGAAGAGTACTCAATGGCGCGTAATTCCTATGAAGAGTGTATCAAGTTTATTGCTGATGAATGCGATAAAGCCGCTGCATTGCTTCCTGTAACACAGTCTGCTGCCAATACCGGACGCGCCACTAAGGGTGCTGCGATGGCACTTAAAGCACGTACGCTTTTGTATGCAGCCAGTGATTTGTATGCCAATCCAACCTGGTCAGCGGGATATGCCAATCCAGAGTTGATCGGTTATAAAGGTGGTGATCGTGCTGCAAGATGGAAAGCTGCCAAAGATGCTGCGAAGGCGGTTATTGATATGAACGTTTACAGCCTGAACGCACCTAATCCGGTTACACTGGCTGATGCCTCTAAAAGCAGAGCTGATATGTTTGTATCGAAACAATCACCGGAGGATATCCATGTACGCTTTTTCCTGGCAAAACTGGATAACGATGGAGCATGGCCGGGACGTTCCAATGGCCCTAATGGTTATCACAACTGGGGGGGAATACACCGCTTGGCCAGCTGGCGGATGATTATGAAATGA
- a CDS encoding RagB/SusD family nutrient uptake outer membrane protein yields the protein MKDGTKFSWSNPAHAADPYTGRDSRFYSDILFEGAPWRPRPADVIDKDPKGIIQTGYWEKWNAATSKVEVVAGLDTRKGPIEDWNGTYSGYYLKKFMDPAVDAQFFRSEVPWRFIRYTEILLNYAEACINLGEEAEAKKYLNMIRKRAAMPDITETGAALVKRYQNERRIEMAYEEQRFFDVRRWMIAPQVYSNARGVEPTYKLNPDKTTAAKPTYKIIEVQERKWVDRNYFLPVKLDEMNKNNKLIQNPGY from the coding sequence ATGAAGGACGGTACTAAATTTTCGTGGTCGAACCCGGCGCATGCCGCAGACCCGTACACTGGCCGCGATTCACGTTTCTATTCTGATATTTTATTTGAAGGAGCACCATGGAGACCACGTCCGGCTGATGTGATTGACAAAGATCCCAAAGGTATAATTCAAACAGGTTATTGGGAAAAATGGAACGCTGCTACATCAAAAGTAGAAGTTGTGGCGGGACTTGATACCAGAAAAGGACCCATTGAAGACTGGAACGGGACTTATTCAGGATATTATCTGAAAAAGTTTATGGATCCGGCAGTGGATGCTCAGTTTTTCAGATCTGAGGTGCCCTGGAGATTTATCAGATATACAGAGATTTTGCTCAACTATGCAGAAGCTTGTATCAATCTGGGTGAAGAAGCAGAGGCAAAGAAATATCTTAACATGATCCGTAAACGTGCAGCAATGCCTGATATTACTGAAACCGGCGCTGCACTGGTAAAACGTTATCAGAATGAGCGTCGCATTGAAATGGCTTATGAAGAGCAGCGCTTTTTCGACGTTCGCCGCTGGATGATTGCTCCACAGGTTTATTCTAACGCACGTGGTGTTGAGCCGACCTATAAGTTAAATCCGGACAAGACCACTGCGGCGAAACCTACTTATAAGATCATTGAAGTTCAGGAACGTAAATGGGTGGATAGAAATTACTTCCTGCCTGTTAAGCTGGATGAAATGAATAAGAACAACAAGCTTATTCAGAATCCGGGATATTAA